The genomic region TTATAATGTGGTGCTTAGTTAGCAAAGACAGGCATTTTTGGGGTTGTTGTTAACAACTTTTTATAAGCACAAAGTATAAACATGCATATATAAAAACACACTTATCGTGGAACTTTAGGGCACGCATAAAGGAGCTTATTACAAAACTCACAGAATAAATTGAAGATGACCTAATAATTAGGACGAAGAACTCTGTGCCTATAGCCCTATACTTCTTCCTTATCTTGTTGCGCAAGTAGAGAATCATCTTCTGACCGATATAGATCGATTTGATCAAGAAATAGAGCTATACAGAGCTATATATGTCAGAGCTATACAGAGGATATGATGGCAATCCGACTGAATTCCAAATGGTTGTTAATGGGTTAGGATTACATATTACACTATACTGAGCTAGCCTTATTATTTTTTCTCTAAGCTTGATTTCTTGTTCGTTCTTCTGTAACCAAAACCATACAGAAGTCATGTCATTCATGGCGTGATCGGCGTCTATATTGTTTCCCTGTATTACAATTCTGTGAATAGATTTGAAGGTTTCTCAAGCTCTCTTATGAATATATTTAGTACCAGCTAGGGAAACAACAAATTTACCAACAAAGCTTCAGATCACCCTAGCTTGTTAATTTCTACTACGAAATATCAACTTCAATATATAGATTAAAGATACAGATCACCAGCAGCCGAGCTAGGAAACATATATATAAATAAACGACTTACAACAAGACTTGATATATAGCTAGAAATGTCTCTAATACATATATTGCAACAGAGAATGATCATGTAAAGGCTTCAAAATGCAGTACTGCTAGCTTCGTTCACAAACTTCCTTAGTCTGTCGGATATCCTTGCAGCTACCGTGCCTGGTGCACACTCTTCGATCTATTCATGATCAAGAACAAAGAATAGATTCATGAAGTGATATCATGCTAATAAATTTAGATTTTTTTTTTTTGAGAAAAATTAATTTAGTTTATTGAACTGTCAGGTTTTATGAATAATGTTGATGATGATTTGCTTACCTTAGAATGTATGGTATGGAAAATGGTATCCTCAACAACTGAGAAACTGGCATTTACAATGTCAGCTCCCTCTTCAAGAAGCAAACGAATCGCCCCCTCAAACATGAACTGAAAATCCAATCCAGTTATCAGAACAACATCTAGAGCCGAACCTATTTCACGTATCTCGATCTGAGGTGATCCATTTGGTCCACTACCATAAGCTCCATTTCTGTTATTGGTGATCCGTTCTACTCCCATATGTCTGTCTTTCTTCGCCCTCAACTTCTCCAAGTTGGTCTGCAACTTCTTAATATAGTTCACAGCTGCATCTATTTGATCTGGCAAAGAAGTCACTTCCTGCCAAAAAAAGAAACAAGGGATCCCATTAACAAAATAATTAAGTGCACCAGATCCAAATGTGGCAAAGTGTATATCGACATGTCTCAAAGAGACTCTACAAGAGGCAGTGTAAGAGGAGATGTCAGAAGGAGCATTCTTAAGAAAAATGCCGAGAGAGAGAGAGAGAGAGAGAGAGAGAGAGAGAGAGAGAGAGATGAGACCCTTGAGTGTTGATGATGGGGTAGAAGAGAGTTGAGCTCGGAGTATAGGGCTTTCATCTGATTCCTCCTGTTCTTCTCAATGGTTTTTCTGTCAGCTCTACATGAACTACTACTAGGGTACTGCTGCTGATCCATGAACAGAATAAAGCTATAGCCTTAGCTGAGTATACCAATTAACCTACAGTAAGAGGAACCCCAATTTTCCAACCCTGCAAATTATAATGACATTGGTGATTGGTGATTGGTGATGATTTATATCAAAAACTTAATAACTAGATGTTGGTTTGTCATCAATTTCGTTGCAGAAAGAAAGCGAAAGGTGAAATAAAAGCAAAACATTATAGACTCAACACAGTTATGATTAGATGCTGTGCTGTGGTACTGGAAAAAGGTGTGTGCAGATTACACAGGCAACATGGTCCCTACGTACGTGCTCACCACCAGGGGCGTAGCTAACTAGGGGGCGAGTGGAGGGTTCAGTTCTTAAATTTTCAAAAAAGTAATTAGTCTTAATTTATATTAAATATTAATGAAAATAAACATAAATTGACCATTTTCTTCTAAGAAATCCTTAATTAGTCTTAAATATTCCTCAATAATAATAGAATGAAATACAAATTTATATTATTAAAATACTTAATCCAATTAATAAAATCGTGTCCAAATGTTTCTTACCTTACTAACCCTTATTAATATGTAATTTAATGCTTTAAATTCCATTTACGATTTTTTTTTCTTTACAAATAAGCTAGCTAAATGGAAACAACACATTAATGTTTACCATACATCGACATATATTATCTCTCAAAAAAAAAAAAAGTAACATATTCCTTTTCAATATTTATGGTGCATGAAATTTTAAAAATCTAAAGTTTATTCTAGATGATTTAATAGTCTTTTTCCAAGAGCGCATGCTTATTTACGAATTGGTACATAAAACAAAAATATTGTTGAAATTAAGTTTGTGTCATTCTTTTAAGAAAAATTGTGTTGTTGTTAAAGAGTAACTGAAAATAATTTAATTTTTTAGTTAATCAAATTTGACCCTTCTAAGTGGGATGTCCGGCTACACCACTGCTCACCACCATCCTTGACCATCAGTTTGATGCGGGAAGCGTGAACACAACAGTAGGTGGCTCCGTCAAGCGTCAAAAGCCAAGTGAGATAACGTTGGAATCCACCAACGGCAACCTTGAATCCACAAGACTACGGTTTCTCGAATCCATGAGAAGTTCTGGAATCCACTAGGATTTTGAGAAAACTCAAAAGTTTTATTAAGATGAAAGATTGTCCTAATACAAAGCATGATGGAGCTTATATAGACATCCATACTAAGAATTACAATCATAATCTAACATTGAAACCTAAGAATCCAAATTAAAAAGGAAACAAATAACCCTAAATAAAAGAATTCCTAACAAGAAAATAAAACTACCCTAAAAATACTAAATGCAAATCGAACAGTTAAGACGATATCTTTTGGTTTAAATCTGATAGGGCTGACTAAAATAAGTCTTGTAGATCTCGTCGTTTCCATTTCGGAAATGTATAATACATCGCAAACGGACATTATGGCCAAAAGTTACTTCAAATCAGATTTAATAGATTTTGCGCGATAAACCCGAAAAGTCTAAAACATCTTGAATATTCCAGCGGCTAGCCACCTCATGATATGAGAATTACCGATTTTCAAATCATTCTTTTTAATTAAAAGCCGCTTCCTTACTTTCATTTTTTTACTGTCTAAATTTGGCCCATTCTCGTCCTACGTCACAGTTTAATTTCCACAGATGAAAACACACAAACCAGCTGGCTAGCTGCTGGTTAATTATATTTCACCACTGTGTTTATTTCGGCTTTCACTAACCCCAGCCTAGTTTAGACTTCGATCTGAACCAAAACTACAAAACGAAAGCCTTCTCAGAGTGATCATCTTAGACATTATCATGTCCAGATCAAATGTTTTCTCATAGAGCTGAGGATAGGAAGATCACACGCAAAGTTTATCTTTTTTTTTTGGTCTAAATATAAAGTTGTATTAGATGATCAAACAGATCCACAACAATACAAGAGATACAAACATGAAACAAAGACCCATAAGCCCAGCAATTAAGACAGACATGTCCAGCAAAAGAAAAAATAAAGGCTCTAAAACACTTGGCACACACAAAGTTTGTCTTGCTTGTGCATTTATACTCATCGATATATCCTAACTATGAAATTGACAATGGGGAGGGAGACTAATCACAGTTGCTCATGTTTCCTAAATCTTTCAATGTTTTTTCTATTCTTAAAAACATCAACAACGGGAGAAACATGTTCAATGAGATATACTGCATCAGAGTACGTACGTAGGGTAGCTTGCCATACATGCTTTACTAATTTGAGACCCAAAACTAATTTTAGTCCAAAATAAACAGAAGACTAAAAACTAATTAAGATCGAGTTGATAAATACATTCTTCTTCGCAGTTCTCCTATCCTTGTTCTTTCCTTCTCTAATTAAGCAGAGAATGATAACTGAAAGATGAATAAAACCAAAAACAACATAAAGTATTTACCTAGTACATAGACAAACTAGACATGGATGATGATGCTACTGCTATCTGGTATCTTCTGCCTATCACTTTCAAATTTAGCTATCATGCAAACTGTATATAAACTACCTTTTTTCTTTCTTTCTTTCTTTTTTTTTCTTTTTTGCAGCGTGTATATAAACAGTACACTCCTTCTTAATCTTATCCAATCTAGCTGATGATTTTTCGAGGCTGAGAACTGATTGGCTGCTTATATTCCCATTTCCTCCATGTGCTTAGAACAATCTCTGGTCTTCCAGAGATATTTTTGGTAGTTTTGTTTTTATGAGCATACTCTAACTTTGAATTCTTTAATCTTCGGTTCACATTAATTCTTTCAATTGGTTTGTCACTTTAATTGTCCTTACCAGGACCCATATATACAGAAAACATCAAGAGCTGAGCACCTTATCTATTTTCAGAAACGTACGTACTGTCTGATCAGTGTGAATTCAGATGACACCCTTTAGCTTTAGTTCCCATTACCAGAACCACAGGATGACATTTATATAGTTTTTCTTTAAGATCGAGCCAGATATTGTTCTTATAAATTGACAATGGGGATGGAGACTAATCAAAGTTGCCAAATATATGCATACGTATGTTGCTTTACATTTTGATGATGTCTAATCTTAAGGGAATTACAAATCAGACACATCGATCGTCTTTGCACGATGATTCTGATACAACATATATGGGGTAGCTATTCTTGCTTTTTACACAGAAAAGCTTAAGGACAGTTGTAATCTTATGAGATGCTGTGGTCAGTGGCGGAGCCAGCCCGGTCTTGACTGGGCTGGAGCCTAGGTGAGTTTTTGAAACTTCAGAAAAAAACCTACATCACATCTGATATTAGGCATACGATGGGCAGCAAGCTGATTGGATGATCTTTAGGTTGGCACCAATTTTATGTCGCTTTGCCTTCAATCCTTTTGGCTGCTTGTTACGTTGCAACTTCCCATTTCCTTGTGTTTTAAAAGAGTCATTATCAGCACAAAGCTAGATTCATGATTTTCACTAGGACAAAGCAAAACCTTGTCAAACAAAAGTCATCCCCTGTAGCAGCAAACTACTTGCTGCACTGCACCTCTCTTCTTCTGGAAATTGACTATTCTTCCTTTCATGAGTCTCCTTTCCTTTTGATCCATGGTTCCTCCATTCAATTCAGGGGAANAAATATTACAATTGAACTAATAAAAGGTGAAGTGATCGGGTNNNNNNNNNNNNNNNNNNNNNNNNNNNNNNNNNNNNNNNNNNNNNNNNNNNNNNNNNNNNNNNNNNNNNNNNNNNNNNNNNNNNNNNNNNNNNNNNNNNNNNNNNNNNNNNNNNNNNNNNNNNNNNNNNNNNNNNNNNNNNNNNNNNNNNNNNNNNNNNNNNNNNNNNNNNNNNNNNNNNNNNNNNNNNNNNNNNNNNNNNNNNNNNNNNNNNNNNNNNNNNNNNNNNNNNNNNNNNNNNNNNNNNNNNNNNNNNNNNNNNNNNNNNNNNNNNNNNNNNNNNNNNNNNNNNNNNNNNNNNNNNNNNNNNNNNNNNNNNNNNNNNNNNNNNNNNNNNNNNNNNNNNNNNNNNNNNNNNNNNNNNNNNNNNNNNNNNNNNNNNNNNNNNNNNNNNNNNNNNNNNNNNNNNNNNNNNNNNNNNNNNNNNNNNNNNNNNNNNNNNNNNNNNNNNNNNNNNNNNNNNNNNNNNNNNNNNNNNNNNNNNNNNNNNNNNNNNNNNNNNNNNNNNNNNNNNNNNNNNNNNNNNNNNNNNNNNNNNNNNNNNNNNNNNNNNNNNNNNNNNNNNNNNNNNNNNNNNNNNNNNNNNNNNNNNNNNNNNNNNNNNNNNNNNNNNNNNNNNNNNNNNNNNNNNNNNNNNNNNNNNNNNNNNNNNNNNNNNNNNNNNNNNNNNNNNNNNNNNNNNNNNNNNNNNNNNNNNNNNNNNNNNNNNNNNNNNNNNNNNNNNNNNNNNNNNNNNNNNNNNNNNNNNNNNNNNNNNNNNNNNNNNNNNNNNNNNNNNNNNNNNNNNNNNNNNNNNNNNNNNNNNNNNNNNNNNNNNNNNNNNNNNNNNNNNNNNNNNNNNNNNNNNNNNNNNNNNNNNTCTTAAGATCATTTAAAACGTAAATTTATATCTCATTCAACGTTGTGAAGAGAAAAAGTAAAAGTACAATTTGAAGAAATAGTTACTATCTAATTTTCTTTTGGAAATAGTTACTATTCATGGTGATTCTGTCAATTTTTGTTGGCAAAGCTCGGAAAGTGAGCAATTGAGCATCAAGGTCCCCATCTCTGGACTCTTCGCACTAAAGTTGATTTGATCGGAATCGAATGGTCAGCCACTAATAACAGTTCTGATAATGCAATGACCAAGACTTAGACTTACTGCTTAATTATATAGTCAATTCTTCCCCAACAATAATGATTTGTAATTAACAAAAAAAAATTAACTAATATTATCTGGTAGGTAGACGTGCACTTTCTATATGAAGTAACCACAAAATTGGATCGAGAAGTTTGGAGGTGCTTATGCTGAAAATTCCTTTCTTGTATTTAGCCACTTCTTCTCGGATGGTTCGTGTTTAGGGTTTTAGACCCTACCTACTGCTATTCACTATAATTTCATCCAGATCTCATCATCCTCTCTTGATATTCTTCTTCTAAAGTTTCGCCTAATAATACCAATTTTTTTTCCCAGCACAACTATAAAACAAAGTCGTGGGAACACCCCTTTTCAGCTGATCCGATCGGAACGCGAGAAGATTCTAATTACAAACGGTCGGTTTATAACAGAAAAATAAAAGATAAGGCAATTAAGTGATGAAATAGATAGCGGCAAACAAAGGAGTTATATATAGCGTGACTCTTCATCTTATTTAAAGGCTGATTCACCTACTAGAAGGGAAGAATTACTCCTATTGACCAAAAGCTGAAAGGGCGTATTCCTATTCTTTTTTCATAATCGCCTATCAGACCTCAGGAATATATTTCTACCTAAATGATAAAATAGAGACCTTGTCTATAATCTTATAAGAGTCGGGTCATTTCATCTATTGTTAGTTGATTATAGTCTTATGGAATTGAATCTTAGATTATTTTATCAACTCGACTAACCTTTTCTATTTTGATATCTCATTTCTCGTTGTTTTCAATAACTAGAATTTGTGCTATACTGCTATATGAAAATTTCGATCCCTGTTGTTTTCAATTTTCTAAATGGCAAATTTTTATTTTAGGAAAAGTCTCTAAATAGCATAAAAGTCGAAAGAGATGAAACATACATTGTAATGATTGTGTAGTGTTTCTTTGCACTGTTAAACGAGATCCTTCCTACCCAAAATTTCACTTTTCCCGAGCCTGATCCCAATAACTCAACTGGGCCTTGCCTGTAGATCGTGACACATTTGCCCTCTAGGGCCCTCCATAGAAGAACTCCGACACGGCCCAAACAATTATTTCACACATAAATTAACCATCAAGCTTATAGAAATGAAACTGGGGAGCTAGGAATTGCTTGCTTGCTTGATTATCTACCTGTAATTTGATCTTGTCAAAAGAAGAGAGGCATCTCACTTGCTAATGGACCACAATTTTTCCACACTCTTATTCAACAAGTTTCATTCATACACACACAAATGGACGACACATCAAAAACTTGTCCAAACAAGGTCTTGACAAACGAAAATATAGCACCCCCATGTTCACGGTTGATCGGTATTTATAGTGCAATCGACCAGTTTCAATGCATACAAATCAAAGTTATGATGTTGGTTTCAGGCTAAGATATTTATACGCATGGAAAATCTCTGAGCGGACATGAATGTAACGAATAAAATAAAGAGATTTTCTTTCTATAATATTGACCAGTATACTTTTTTGATTTACTATTTAACGCCCGAGTTTTTTCTTAAACATTTGATACATGGAAGCCTGTTACGAACAATCGGGAATTTGTAAATCTTTTTCTTGAAACGTTTCTTGAGAGCTGACATGTGATATTGATTCTAATCACCCGATTATCCGTAGATTAGATACACTTCATATTGCCCTAATCTATCAGTGATAGTGAGTTCCACATGCATCTATCTATAGTTAGAAAACGAAGACTAGCTTGAAGGCGACTTTCCCTCTAAAAGAAAAAGAGGGGATGAGAAAAGATCACGGATACAATTAGCAAAAAAGCAATAAAGCAGAGACGCCCATTCTATGCAATGCACCTAAATTCTGAATTGGGACTTTGGAAGAAATGTGTCAAATCTCATCAATAAGTGTATCAACTCCATAAGGGGATGTAACCTCTTTACATGACAGGACCAAATCCAGCTGTGTCAACTCGCAAAGGGCAATGAAACACACACAAGAACGTTGTGAGAATTAATGTCACAACATGTCCTTAACCAACCTATCCTTTCCAAAGACCACAGATTTTTTTTTGCACCTATAATTCAACACACTAGTCTTGTCGTGCATTATGTGACCTAAGACATGTAAGCCTAGCACATCCTGTGATCAAAACCGTGTATGGGAAAGAAGAGGGAACTACTTAGGGTGCTACTTATTTCGAGATATTTACCTTCTAATAAATTGCTTAAAAAGAGATCAAAGTTTGAATCCTTCCTTTGCCGGAAACAAAAACAAAAGAA from Fragaria vesca subsp. vesca linkage group LG3, FraVesHawaii_1.0, whole genome shotgun sequence harbors:
- the LOC101292488 gene encoding transcription factor bHLH36-like encodes the protein MDQQQYPSSSSCRADRKTIEKNRRNQMKALYSELNSLLPHHQHSREVTSLPDQIDAAVNYIKKLQTNLEKLRAKKDRHMGVERITNNRNGAYGSGPNGSPQIEIREIGSALDVVLITGLDFQFMFEGAIRLLLEEGADIVNASFSVVEDTIFHTIHSKIEECAPGTVAARISDRLRKFVNEASSTAF